The following coding sequences lie in one Arachis hypogaea cultivar Tifrunner chromosome 9, arahy.Tifrunner.gnm2.J5K5, whole genome shotgun sequence genomic window:
- the LOC112712020 gene encoding CDP-diacylglycerol--serine O-phosphatidyltransferase 1 isoform X1 produces the protein MESNGHRRVKKQDHHVKENGNSHMLDADEELDPWTAWAYKPRTITLLLVGACFLIWASGALDPERDASGDIVTSVKRGIWAMIAVFLAYCLLQAPSTVLIRPHPAIWRLVHGMAVVYLVALTFLLFQTRDNARQFMKFLHPDLGIELPERSYGADCRIYLPENPANKFKNLYETLFDEFVLAHIIGWWGKAILIRNQPLLWVLSIGFEMMELTFRHMLPNFNECWWDSIILDIFICNWFGIWAGMHTVRYFDGKTYKWVGLSRQPNIIGKVKRTLGQFTPAHWDKDEWHPLLGPWRFIQVLSLCIVFLTVELNTFFLKFCLWIPPRNSVVIYRLILWWLLAIPTIREYNTYLQDRFILHLSCSTGPMKPVKKVGAYCWLSLAICIVELLICIKFGHGLYPKPMPIWLVIFWSSVGVAIVTFLLLWSWHPHLILGKKRR, from the exons ATGGAATCCAACGGTCATAGAAGAGTAAAGAAACAAGATCATCATGTTAAAGAAAATGGAAATTCCCATATGCTTGATGCTGATGAAGAGCTTGATCCTTGGACAGCTTGGGCATACAAGCCTCGGACAATCACATTGTTACTTGTTGGTGCTTGCTTTCTTAT TTGGGCAAGTGGGGCACTTGATCCAGAAAGAGATGCATCTGGTGATATTGTCACTTCCGTTAAAAG GGGTATATGGGCAATGATTGCTGTTTTTCTTGCTTATTGCCTGCTTCAAGCTCCTTCGAC GGTTCTTATTAGGCCACATCCTGCTATTTGGCGCTTGGTGCATGGGATGGCTGTTGTTTACCTGGTTGCTCTcacatttttgctttttcag ACGCGTGACAATGCTCGGCAGTTTATGAAGTTTCTTCATCCTGATCTTGGCATTG AACTTCCGGAAAGATCTTATGGGGCTGATTGCCGCATATACCTACCTGAGAACCCTGCAAATAAGTTTAAGAATCTTTAT GAAACACTTTTTGATGAGTTTGTTCTAGCTCATATTATTGGCTGGTGGGGAAAGGCTATATTGATTCGTAATCAGCCTCTTCTTTGGGTGTTATCGATCGGTTTTGAGATGATGGAG CTTACTTTTCGTCACATGTTACCAAATTTCAACGAGTGCTGGTGGGATAGTATTATTCTTGACATATTCATCTGCAATTGGTTCG GTATTTGGGCTGGAATGCATACTGTGAGGTACTTTGATGGGAAAACATACAAGTGGGTTGGTCTGAGCCGCCAGCCTAATATTATAGGAAAG GTGAAACGAACATTGGGCCAGTTCACACCAGCGCACTGGGATAAAGACGAGTGGCATCCGTTGCTTGGTCCTTGGCGATTTATTCAAGTGCTTAGTCTTTGTATTGTATTTTTGACAGTAGAGCTCAACACATTCTTTTTGAAGTTTTGTCTCTGGATACCTCCTCGAAATTCTGTAGTTATATATAGGTTGATTTTATGGTGGCTGCTTGCAATTCCAACAATTCGTGAGTACAATACATACCTTCAAGACAGGTTCATTCTCCATCTCTCTTGTTCTACCGGCCCAAT GAAGCCAGTCAAAAAGGTTGGAGCATATTGTTGGCTCTCTCTTGCTATTTGCATTGTTGAGCTTTTGATTTGTATCAAGTTTGGACATG GTTTGTACCCAAAACCGATGCCGATATGGCTGGTAATATTCTGGTCATCTGTAGGCGTGGCCATTGTTACATTTCTACTATTGTGGTCTTGGCATCCCCACCTAATTCTAGGGAAGAAGAGGCGATAg
- the LOC112712020 gene encoding CDP-diacylglycerol--serine O-phosphatidyltransferase 1 isoform X2 gives MESNGHRRVKKQDHHVKENGNSHMLDADEELDPWTAWAYKPRTITLLLVGACFLIWASGALDPERDASGDIVTSVKRGIWAMIAVFLAYCLLQAPSTVLIRPHPAIWRLVHGMAVVYLVALTFLLFQTRDNARQFMKFLHPDLGIELPERSYGADCRIYLPENPANKFKNLYETLFDEFVLAHIIGWWGKAILIRNQPLLWVLSIGFEMMELTFRHMLPNFNECWWDSIILDIFICNWFGIWAGMHTVRYFDGKTYKWVGLSRQPNIIGKVKRTLGQFTPAHWDKDEWHPLLGPWRFIQVLSLCIVFLTVELNTFFLKFCLWIPPRNSVVIYRLILWWLLAIPTIREYNTYLQDRKPVKKVGAYCWLSLAICIVELLICIKFGHGLYPKPMPIWLVIFWSSVGVAIVTFLLLWSWHPHLILGKKRR, from the exons ATGGAATCCAACGGTCATAGAAGAGTAAAGAAACAAGATCATCATGTTAAAGAAAATGGAAATTCCCATATGCTTGATGCTGATGAAGAGCTTGATCCTTGGACAGCTTGGGCATACAAGCCTCGGACAATCACATTGTTACTTGTTGGTGCTTGCTTTCTTAT TTGGGCAAGTGGGGCACTTGATCCAGAAAGAGATGCATCTGGTGATATTGTCACTTCCGTTAAAAG GGGTATATGGGCAATGATTGCTGTTTTTCTTGCTTATTGCCTGCTTCAAGCTCCTTCGAC GGTTCTTATTAGGCCACATCCTGCTATTTGGCGCTTGGTGCATGGGATGGCTGTTGTTTACCTGGTTGCTCTcacatttttgctttttcag ACGCGTGACAATGCTCGGCAGTTTATGAAGTTTCTTCATCCTGATCTTGGCATTG AACTTCCGGAAAGATCTTATGGGGCTGATTGCCGCATATACCTACCTGAGAACCCTGCAAATAAGTTTAAGAATCTTTAT GAAACACTTTTTGATGAGTTTGTTCTAGCTCATATTATTGGCTGGTGGGGAAAGGCTATATTGATTCGTAATCAGCCTCTTCTTTGGGTGTTATCGATCGGTTTTGAGATGATGGAG CTTACTTTTCGTCACATGTTACCAAATTTCAACGAGTGCTGGTGGGATAGTATTATTCTTGACATATTCATCTGCAATTGGTTCG GTATTTGGGCTGGAATGCATACTGTGAGGTACTTTGATGGGAAAACATACAAGTGGGTTGGTCTGAGCCGCCAGCCTAATATTATAGGAAAG GTGAAACGAACATTGGGCCAGTTCACACCAGCGCACTGGGATAAAGACGAGTGGCATCCGTTGCTTGGTCCTTGGCGATTTATTCAAGTGCTTAGTCTTTGTATTGTATTTTTGACAGTAGAGCTCAACACATTCTTTTTGAAGTTTTGTCTCTGGATACCTCCTCGAAATTCTGTAGTTATATATAGGTTGATTTTATGGTGGCTGCTTGCAATTCCAACAATTCGTGAGTACAATACATACCTTCAAGACAG GAAGCCAGTCAAAAAGGTTGGAGCATATTGTTGGCTCTCTCTTGCTATTTGCATTGTTGAGCTTTTGATTTGTATCAAGTTTGGACATG GTTTGTACCCAAAACCGATGCCGATATGGCTGGTAATATTCTGGTCATCTGTAGGCGTGGCCATTGTTACATTTCTACTATTGTGGTCTTGGCATCCCCACCTAATTCTAGGGAAGAAGAGGCGATAg